One Chryseobacterium sp. StRB126 genomic region harbors:
- the pepE gene encoding dipeptidase PepE: MNIILASTSTLFGGEYLEYLRAELIQLYAGIEEIVFVPFARPGGISHDDYTAKARSFFETINIKVKGLHEFEDKIEALNQAKGFFTGGGNTFLLVKTLHEKGLMSVLKENVTSGKPYLGCSAGSNIGGQNMKTTNDMPIVYPPSFDCMGLVPFNLNPHYLDPNPDLKHNGETRETRIMEFLTQNDLKVVGLREGNWIRRINDTITVEGSELTRIFEKGKEPYEIEAGSSL, from the coding sequence ATGAATATCATATTAGCTTCTACTTCTACGCTTTTCGGCGGAGAATATTTGGAATATTTAAGAGCAGAATTAATCCAATTATATGCAGGAATTGAAGAAATTGTTTTTGTTCCTTTTGCAAGGCCAGGAGGTATTTCCCATGATGATTATACGGCAAAAGCCCGTTCATTTTTCGAAACCATCAATATAAAAGTAAAAGGGCTTCATGAATTTGAAGATAAAATAGAAGCTCTAAATCAGGCAAAAGGATTTTTTACCGGTGGTGGAAATACATTTTTATTGGTGAAAACATTACACGAAAAAGGTTTAATGTCTGTTTTAAAAGAAAATGTAACCAGCGGAAAACCATACCTTGGATGCAGTGCAGGAAGCAATATCGGAGGACAGAATATGAAAACAACGAATGATATGCCAATTGTTTATCCGCCAAGTTTCGACTGTATGGGATTGGTTCCGTTCAATCTTAACCCACATTATCTCGATCCCAACCCGGATTTAAAGCATAATGGAGAAACAAGAGAAACCCGTATCATGGAATTCCTTACCCAAAATGATCTTAAAGTAGTAGGTCTTAGAGAAGGTAACTGGATCAGAAGAATCAATGATACCATTACGGTAGAAGGAAGTGAACTAACAAGAATTTTTGAAAAAGGAAAAGAACCTTACGAAATAGAAGCTGGAAGTTCTTTATAA
- a CDS encoding tetratricopeptide repeat protein, with the protein MKMPKVNIKNLFAGLILVGSASFVSAQTTQTDSANSTATQAAAAQQNPTIEGLKKQIEANPKDTEALAKLANAYQEASDWTNAVETWKKISVLLPDWAPSYYSQAYAYQSAKDDANAKIAYEKYIAAVKPEEVEQNKKNLAYAYFYIAFSEQQSDPSKAKEHIAKSLQYDPNNQDAIKLSKALNS; encoded by the coding sequence ATGAAAATGCCGAAAGTTAACATCAAAAACCTATTTGCAGGTTTAATTCTTGTAGGAAGCGCAAGTTTTGTAAGTGCACAAACCACTCAAACAGACAGTGCAAACAGTACAGCAACCCAAGCTGCTGCTGCTCAACAAAACCCGACTATTGAAGGTCTTAAAAAACAAATTGAAGCCAATCCAAAAGATACGGAAGCCTTAGCTAAACTGGCCAATGCTTACCAGGAAGCATCAGACTGGACGAATGCCGTTGAAACCTGGAAAAAAATATCTGTTTTACTACCGGATTGGGCTCCATCTTATTATAGCCAAGCTTATGCTTATCAGTCAGCTAAAGATGATGCCAATGCAAAGATTGCTTATGAAAAATACATTGCTGCTGTAAAACCGGAAGAAGTAGAGCAGAATAAAAAGAATCTGGCCTATGCCTACTTTTATATTGCCTTCTCAGAACAGCAAAGCGACCCGAGTAAAGCAAAGGAACATATTGCAAAATCTCTGCAGTACGACCCTAACAATCAGGATGCTATAAAACTGAGCAAAGCTTTAAATTCATAA
- a CDS encoding YdeI/OmpD-associated family protein, with protein sequence MKNTTFTATLEIIGINPFVFIPEDILEEIFEASGRNKSPIPVKGTLNGKEFQQNLMKYLGEWRLYVNLIMLKNSPKRIGETIEVVLEYDNSDRSISIHPQLEQAIQDSTLATRNFEKLIPSRRHELIRYINNLKTEASIQRNIEKIIRHLHGETDFFGKNIE encoded by the coding sequence ATGAAAAATACCACTTTTACGGCCACCCTGGAAATCATCGGAATCAATCCTTTTGTTTTTATTCCCGAAGATATTCTGGAGGAAATTTTTGAAGCCTCAGGAAGAAATAAGAGCCCAATTCCTGTAAAAGGAACTTTAAACGGAAAGGAATTTCAGCAAAATCTGATGAAATATTTGGGTGAGTGGAGGCTGTATGTGAATTTAATAATGCTGAAAAATTCGCCCAAAAGAATTGGAGAAACCATTGAAGTGGTGTTGGAATATGATAACTCGGACAGAAGTATTTCTATTCATCCTCAGCTGGAGCAAGCCATACAAGACAGTACATTAGCTACAAGAAACTTTGAAAAACTGATTCCATCAAGACGCCATGAATTAATCCGTTATATCAACAATCTGAAAACGGAAGCCAGTATCCAGCGTAATATTGAGAAGATTATCAGACATCTGCATGGAGAAACAGATTTCTTTGGAAAGAATATAGAGTAA
- the fsa gene encoding fructose-6-phosphate aldolase, producing MKFFIDTANLEQIKEAKDLGILDGVTTNPSLMAKEGIQGTEAIKNHYKTICELVDGDISAEVLSTTYEEMIKEGDELAAIHPNIVVKIPMIKDGIKALKYFSDKGIRTNCTLIFSAGQALLAAKAGATYVSPFLGRLDDISTDGLNLIQEIRLIFDNYMFETEILAASIRHSMHIIDCAKIGADVITSPLPPILSLLKHPLTDSGLAQFIADSQKLS from the coding sequence ATGAAATTTTTTATTGACACAGCTAATTTAGAGCAAATCAAGGAAGCTAAAGATCTTGGAATCTTAGATGGTGTAACTACCAACCCTTCATTAATGGCTAAAGAAGGTATTCAGGGAACTGAAGCAATCAAAAACCATTATAAAACGATCTGCGAACTTGTAGACGGAGATATTTCTGCTGAAGTACTTTCTACAACTTATGAAGAAATGATTAAGGAAGGAGACGAGTTGGCTGCAATCCACCCAAATATTGTGGTTAAAATCCCAATGATTAAGGATGGTATCAAAGCTTTAAAATATTTTTCTGACAAAGGAATCAGAACCAATTGTACATTGATCTTCTCTGCAGGACAGGCTCTTTTAGCAGCTAAAGCAGGAGCTACTTATGTTTCTCCTTTCCTTGGAAGATTAGATGATATTTCTACAGATGGATTAAACCTAATCCAAGAGATCAGATTAATTTTCGATAACTATATGTTCGAAACTGAAATCTTAGCTGCTTCTATCCGTCACTCAATGCACATTATCGACTGTGCTAAAATTGGAGCAGATGTAATTACCTCTCCACTTCCTCCAATCTTGAGCTTATTAAAGCACCCATTAACAGACAGCGGATTGGCTCAGTTTATTGCTGATTCTCAGAAATTATCTTAA
- a CDS encoding sugar O-acetyltransferase: protein MTEKEKCAVGLLYNANYDQELIQERIVCKDLCQEYNGLKNSDAEKRVEIIRNILGSVKENICIEPMFWCDYGYNIEVGENFYANHNLVILDCARVTFGDNVFIGPNCSFYTAGHPLDAKQRNAGLEYAHPITVGDNVWLGGNVVVLPGVTIGNNTVIGAGSVVTKNIPENVVAVGNPCRIVKNIEENE from the coding sequence ATGACAGAAAAGGAAAAATGTGCTGTCGGACTTTTATACAATGCCAATTATGATCAGGAGCTGATTCAGGAACGTATAGTCTGTAAAGATCTATGTCAGGAATATAACGGATTGAAAAATTCCGATGCTGAAAAGAGAGTGGAAATAATCCGTAATATTCTTGGTTCGGTTAAGGAAAATATTTGTATTGAACCTATGTTCTGGTGTGATTACGGATATAATATTGAGGTAGGAGAGAATTTTTATGCCAATCATAACCTTGTTATTTTAGATTGTGCTAGGGTAACATTTGGAGATAATGTCTTTATTGGACCCAACTGTAGTTTTTATACAGCAGGACATCCGCTTGATGCAAAACAGAGAAATGCAGGACTGGAATATGCTCATCCCATTACAGTAGGAGATAATGTCTGGTTGGGTGGAAATGTAGTGGTTTTACCCGGCGTTACCATTGGAAATAATACGGTAATAGGAGCAGGTAGTGTGGTTACCAAAAATATTCCGGAGAATGTTGTTGCTGTTGGAAACCCTTGTAGGATTGTGAAAAATATTGAAGAGAACGAATAG
- a CDS encoding GLPGLI family protein has translation MKKNYLILLVFISVLANAQINRFFYDYKYILDSTNKADVKSDIMLLDIDKNGSKYYSREKYVSDSTIKADIAKQMKGGFEGSLNIKKNMKPGTIFTTVIKKYPEYSISFSEKIGNTTYKIAEDQKPEWKILPEKEKIGEYNTQKAITNYGGRSWTAWFSTDIPFQDGPYKFYGLPGLIIKIEDKTGSHIMTLIGNKKTEILSAEDTQIPGLTVNGLGDKEIEVSKKQFKKAFKDYLTDPTKDLKQTMSTLPAGATIQMTNQNGKNIDVNELYRNIEKKAKEERLKNNNKIEPDLYK, from the coding sequence ATGAAAAAAAATTATTTGATTTTATTAGTTTTTATAAGTGTCTTGGCCAATGCCCAGATCAACAGATTCTTTTATGACTATAAATATATTTTGGATTCTACCAATAAAGCGGACGTGAAGAGTGATATCATGCTCCTTGACATTGATAAAAACGGGTCCAAATATTACAGCCGCGAAAAGTATGTTTCCGACTCAACAATAAAAGCAGATATTGCCAAGCAGATGAAAGGAGGATTCGAAGGAAGCCTTAATATCAAAAAAAATATGAAACCGGGAACAATTTTTACAACCGTCATAAAAAAGTACCCGGAGTATAGTATTTCTTTTTCTGAAAAAATAGGGAATACCACTTATAAAATAGCAGAAGATCAAAAACCTGAATGGAAAATTCTGCCTGAAAAGGAGAAAATTGGTGAATATAATACTCAAAAAGCAATTACCAATTATGGAGGCAGAAGCTGGACCGCCTGGTTTTCTACAGATATCCCATTCCAGGACGGACCTTATAAGTTCTATGGATTACCGGGGCTTATCATTAAAATTGAGGATAAGACAGGTTCTCATATAATGACCTTAATTGGAAACAAAAAAACAGAAATCTTATCAGCAGAAGATACTCAGATACCAGGCCTCACCGTGAACGGTTTAGGAGACAAAGAAATAGAGGTCAGCAAAAAGCAGTTTAAAAAAGCCTTTAAGGATTACCTTACTGATCCTACAAAAGATCTTAAGCAAACCATGAGCACTCTTCCTGCAGGTGCTACTATACAAATGACAAACCAGAATGGGAAAAATATTGATGTGAATGAATTGTATAGGAATATTGAAAAAAAAGCAAAAGAAGAACGGTTAAAAAATAACAATAAAATAGAACCGGACCTGTATAAATAG
- a CDS encoding M56 family metallopeptidase has protein sequence METILLYFGKVILCSGVMFLYYQLSLKDKTFHHYNRFYLLLAIVISLLLPLIKVDDFTIEVNSDVYLLLDKIQNYNTQKNVSNGNLYFNIIFSALGLVSLYLLGKFIYGIFKIQQFKGQFQKESFDGINFYRTDLTEAPFSYFKNLFWKNTITLDSDIGKQILKHEMVHIEQNHSFDKILIEVVTAIFWFNPFFHIIKREISLIHEYLADKKAVKNSDTKAFAQMLLASHFSGTQLPAANPFLSSNLKKRLKMLQKPKTKFGYARRILALPVLFTVAFAYLVNAKNREIEETNLSIQKITSEIKKDTVKEKEEKKENKERPHSEESEKQLAELQKKMEEKQKELDKLDPESAAFDKKMEEIDELVSAMTEITDESSKQVELYFNSAEWKKQMADLENMDPLDKKEIRRIKKETEKTRREAARSERELPVSPTPPNAPEEPQTLKVIYLKNGTVHYNDLGPKEKEEVRKAMREAKKAMKESAKAMEESQQAMIESGKIKIDAKKVRADAERYAAESMNDLKEINFTKIGNSSRVIVMNADFIKKDGNGNISMNGVKKFNISGTDDVMYKYYIDGREVSKEDINRLNPSNIARIMVNNQKTEEFKKVEIKVEIKK, from the coding sequence ATGGAGACTATACTTCTATACTTTGGAAAAGTAATTTTATGTTCAGGTGTAATGTTTCTGTATTATCAGTTGTCTTTAAAAGACAAGACATTCCATCACTATAACAGATTCTATCTTCTGTTGGCAATTGTAATATCACTGCTGCTGCCGCTTATTAAAGTGGATGATTTTACGATAGAAGTCAATAGTGATGTGTATTTGCTGCTGGATAAGATTCAAAATTATAACACACAAAAAAACGTAAGCAATGGTAACCTTTATTTTAACATTATTTTTTCAGCTCTGGGACTGGTTTCTCTCTACCTTTTAGGGAAGTTTATCTACGGGATCTTCAAGATTCAGCAGTTTAAGGGACAGTTTCAGAAAGAAAGTTTTGACGGGATTAATTTTTACCGTACAGACCTGACAGAAGCTCCGTTCTCATATTTTAAAAACCTTTTCTGGAAGAATACCATTACATTGGATTCAGATATTGGGAAACAGATTTTAAAGCATGAGATGGTTCACATTGAACAGAATCATTCATTTGATAAGATTCTTATTGAAGTGGTTACAGCCATTTTCTGGTTCAACCCTTTCTTTCATATCATTAAAAGAGAAATTAGTTTAATTCATGAATATCTGGCTGATAAGAAAGCCGTAAAGAATTCGGACACCAAAGCATTTGCGCAGATGCTTTTAGCAAGCCACTTTTCCGGAACCCAGTTGCCTGCTGCCAATCCGTTTCTAAGTTCAAACCTTAAAAAAAGACTTAAAATGTTACAAAAACCAAAAACCAAATTCGGGTATGCGCGTAGAATTCTTGCATTGCCGGTTTTATTCACTGTAGCTTTTGCTTATCTGGTAAACGCTAAGAACAGAGAGATTGAAGAAACGAACCTTTCTATTCAAAAAATAACTTCCGAGATCAAAAAAGATACGGTAAAAGAAAAAGAAGAAAAAAAGGAAAACAAAGAAAGACCTCACTCTGAAGAATCTGAAAAACAACTGGCAGAACTTCAGAAAAAAATGGAAGAAAAACAGAAAGAGCTAGATAAATTAGATCCTGAAAGTGCTGCTTTTGACAAGAAAATGGAGGAGATAGATGAATTGGTTTCTGCTATGACTGAAATTACAGATGAATCTAGCAAACAAGTAGAATTGTATTTTAATTCAGCTGAATGGAAAAAGCAAATGGCGGATCTTGAAAACATGGATCCTCTTGATAAAAAAGAAATTCGCAGAATAAAAAAAGAAACCGAAAAAACGAGAAGAGAAGCTGCAAGATCTGAAAGGGAACTACCGGTTTCTCCTACACCACCCAACGCACCGGAAGAGCCCCAAACTCTAAAAGTGATTTATTTAAAAAATGGTACAGTACATTATAATGATCTGGGGCCTAAAGAAAAAGAAGAGGTGCGTAAAGCAATGAGGGAAGCTAAAAAAGCAATGAAAGAAAGTGCAAAAGCAATGGAGGAGAGCCAACAGGCTATGATAGAAAGCGGTAAAATAAAAATTGATGCAAAAAAGGTAAGAGCAGATGCAGAAAGATATGCTGCGGAAAGCATGAATGATCTTAAGGAAATCAACTTTACCAAAATAGGAAACTCCTCTAGAGTTATTGTAATGAATGCTGATTTCATTAAAAAAGATGGTAATGGGAACATCTCAATGAATGGCGTGAAAAAGTTCAATATAAGCGGTACTGATGATGTCATGTACAAATACTATATTGATGGTAGAGAGGTTTCTAAAGAAGATATTAACCGTTTAAATCCTTCAAATATTGCGAGAATTATGGTTAACAATCAGAAAACAGAAGAATTTAAGAAAGTAGAAATAAAAGTTGAGATAAAGAAATAA
- a CDS encoding BlaI/MecI/CopY family transcriptional regulator, whose amino-acid sequence MKNQTLTKAEEQVMQYVWKLEKGFLKDILDLFPEPKPHTNTVSTILKVLKDKEFVDYSVHGRQHEYFPLVTKEQYSGKTMKSLVKNYFKGSYKSAVSFLVEKNEMTVEDLEMLLDELKNKD is encoded by the coding sequence ATGAAAAACCAGACTTTAACAAAGGCAGAAGAACAGGTAATGCAGTATGTATGGAAATTGGAAAAAGGATTTCTTAAAGATATTCTTGATCTGTTTCCTGAGCCAAAACCGCATACCAATACCGTTTCCACGATCTTAAAAGTATTAAAGGATAAGGAATTTGTAGACTACAGTGTACACGGAAGACAGCATGAATATTTCCCGTTGGTCACCAAAGAGCAGTACTCAGGAAAGACCATGAAGAGCCTTGTAAAAAACTATTTCAAAGGGTCCTATAAAAGTGCTGTTTCATTTCTGGTAGAAAAGAATGAAATGACGGTAGAAGACCTCGAAATGTTATTAGACGAACTTAAAAATAAAGACTAA
- a CDS encoding TonB-dependent receptor domain-containing protein, giving the protein MKLYQRIFIFLIFTLSISHINAQDNGLAIQGVVQNHKKQGLNGVIIFVENTKIKTQTDQNGNFRIHYKKGDATLVFSLDGYKKFIKKINFGSEGSPVSIQLEEDQSVVKEVIVHGKGKVKALRDGAFTVNAIDVAKLANTTADLNQVLNRTTGIKVRQQGGVGSDYNFSINGMSGKAVKFFIDGVPLEMLGKGVDLSTLPVNMADRVEIYKGVVPIHLSTDAMGGAVNIITPGSSKNYLDAGISVGSFNTQRINLNGQFKDDKTGIILRINSFYNHADNNYLMKDMKIWNPAKNEYESRNLKRFNDRYQSVFGMAELGLENKSWADSFFIGASQSVFDKQIQTGSNQDVVYGGVKQSGEAHNYFMKYKKTNLLNNHLDVNVYAGFSKSVQKATDTLMRKYSWDGTFEPSATSEKGGRSIMMQYEDRLYSQAGATYRITDHHKLIFNYVLDYLKNTTFNKLEEEKDNVVPAKMTKQILSMAYQQEFFNKHWTNIFFVKYYKVGLQKMVFDQVTRTDNPVKDNFSNWGYGFATSVKITNELGLKGSFERSYRLVEPQEIFGDGVAITSNMNLKPETSNNINVGLYYSHHWGQHTFRVEGAGYIRDTKDFIFTVPNLYNSTFKYENLSNIFTRGLEGELSYQYKRLLNVLMNVSYNKAYDNTEFANNSENVISATYKKDVPNQPWLFGNVNVSIGKDDWFQKDSRVELYYGLQMTEWFYKNWKTYGNPRNIPIIPRQTLHNIGISYSMKNGRYNLAFDVTNLSDALAYDNFKLQKQGRAFYIKFRYLLK; this is encoded by the coding sequence ATGAAGTTATATCAGCGAATTTTTATTTTTCTCATTTTTACTCTTTCAATTTCTCACATTAACGCCCAGGATAATGGTTTAGCAATTCAGGGAGTTGTACAAAATCACAAAAAACAGGGCTTAAATGGAGTAATCATTTTTGTTGAAAATACAAAAATTAAAACACAAACCGATCAAAACGGAAATTTCAGAATCCATTACAAAAAGGGAGATGCGACTCTTGTTTTCAGTCTGGATGGCTATAAAAAATTCATTAAGAAAATAAACTTTGGTAGTGAAGGCTCCCCGGTAAGCATTCAATTAGAAGAAGATCAATCGGTTGTAAAAGAAGTTATCGTACACGGCAAGGGTAAAGTAAAAGCACTGCGGGACGGTGCTTTTACTGTTAATGCTATAGATGTTGCAAAGTTAGCCAATACCACAGCCGATCTTAATCAGGTTCTGAACAGAACCACAGGAATTAAAGTTCGCCAGCAAGGAGGTGTAGGTTCGGATTATAACTTCTCTATTAACGGAATGTCCGGTAAAGCCGTGAAATTCTTTATAGATGGCGTTCCTTTGGAAATGCTTGGCAAAGGTGTAGATTTGAGTACATTGCCTGTAAATATGGCGGATCGTGTAGAAATTTATAAAGGGGTTGTTCCTATTCATCTGAGTACAGATGCTATGGGTGGAGCTGTCAACATTATTACTCCCGGAAGCAGCAAAAACTATCTGGATGCTGGTATAAGTGTGGGATCTTTTAATACACAACGGATCAATTTGAATGGACAGTTTAAAGATGATAAAACAGGAATTATTTTGCGCATCAACAGTTTTTATAACCACGCGGATAACAACTATCTGATGAAAGATATGAAAATCTGGAATCCTGCCAAAAATGAATACGAGTCCAGAAATTTAAAACGATTTAATGACCGTTATCAATCTGTTTTTGGTATGGCAGAACTTGGGTTAGAAAACAAAAGCTGGGCAGATTCTTTTTTTATAGGGGCATCACAATCAGTTTTCGACAAACAGATACAAACAGGCTCCAACCAGGACGTAGTGTATGGTGGAGTAAAACAAAGCGGAGAAGCTCATAATTACTTTATGAAGTATAAAAAAACGAACCTCCTCAATAATCATCTGGATGTAAATGTATACGCAGGTTTTTCTAAAAGTGTTCAGAAAGCAACCGATACCCTTATGCGTAAATATAGCTGGGATGGTACTTTCGAACCTTCCGCTACTAGCGAAAAAGGAGGCAGAAGTATAATGATGCAGTACGAAGACCGTCTTTATTCACAGGCAGGAGCAACTTACAGAATCACTGACCATCACAAACTGATCTTCAACTATGTACTCGATTATCTTAAAAATACCACTTTCAATAAACTGGAGGAAGAGAAAGATAATGTAGTTCCAGCAAAGATGACCAAGCAGATCTTATCTATGGCTTATCAACAGGAATTTTTCAATAAACACTGGACCAATATTTTCTTTGTTAAATACTATAAGGTAGGACTTCAAAAAATGGTTTTCGATCAGGTAACCAGAACTGATAATCCGGTAAAAGATAATTTCAGTAACTGGGGTTACGGTTTTGCCACCAGTGTAAAAATCACGAATGAGCTGGGACTTAAAGGATCATTTGAACGTTCTTACCGTTTAGTAGAACCACAGGAAATCTTCGGAGATGGTGTTGCTATAACCAGTAATATGAACCTGAAGCCTGAAACCAGTAACAATATTAATGTAGGATTATACTACAGCCACCATTGGGGCCAGCATACTTTCCGTGTAGAAGGAGCGGGATACATTCGCGATACAAAGGACTTTATTTTCACTGTTCCTAATTTGTACAACAGTACTTTCAAATATGAAAACCTTTCCAATATTTTCACCCGTGGATTGGAAGGAGAACTAAGTTATCAATATAAAAGGCTTTTGAATGTGCTAATGAATGTAAGCTACAACAAAGCTTATGACAATACAGAATTTGCCAACAACAGCGAAAATGTTATTTCAGCAACTTACAAAAAAGATGTTCCTAACCAGCCTTGGCTATTTGGAAATGTGAATGTAAGCATCGGTAAAGACGACTGGTTTCAGAAAGACAGCCGTGTAGAGCTTTACTACGGACTACAAATGACTGAGTGGTTCTACAAGAACTGGAAAACTTACGGAAACCCAAGAAACATTCCAATTATCCCAAGACAAACCCTTCACAACATAGGAATAAGTTACTCTATGAAAAATGGAAGATACAACTTGGCATTCGATGTAACCAATCTTAGTGATGCACTGGCTTATGATAACTTCAAACTTCAGAAGCAGGGCCGTGCTTTCTATATAAAATTCAGATACCTACTTAAGTAA
- a CDS encoding outer membrane beta-barrel family protein, which produces MKKHYIWLPLMASLNAYGQTESQNDSLQTEKVSEISGIVVKGSKAVFQQKADKMIFNVENSVLSDGTTVLEVLGKTPGVVVSQDGELSLRGKKGVSIMINGKLSSLSSKELANLLRSTNSTLVKNIEIIANPSSKYDAAGNAGIINIVLKKSSLEGLSGNYYLNGGRGRKNRVNTGLSLNYTHKKLSLHGDYSYTFRGEEERKDFSQVFFDEKQPQLMTRRTDQNSVTNEPLTSNNFKVGADYVFSDKTTIGALFDAKIGRYEDFSKGENRIFQPVDNLFAHVLSDNKSKENWYDYTYSLKGTHIFNDKDYKVDVDLEYETSRFTSRQHQLSDVLVNQRTEKFNNRRGSIASRLKVFNAKVDFTLPFSEKHSLETGLKSTIKSNNNPSEYFIQQGEEWINDDKASNEYVYKEQIHALYANYKLNLTKWTFQLGLRTEMTHTDINQKTSQEQRKREYTNLFPSASIKYQVNDQHGFYASYSKRINRPSHFDLNSFRFYDDPFNYWQGNPNLNPEFTHATELGYTWGKYIIASAYFSVTNDVMTEVYNYQPDTGILVKTQDNLNKSYVYGANITATTKLFNWWSLTSMFNIFNNEYKGNYQNYSVNSSQLAFTLNAQNSFNIILCISRN; this is translated from the coding sequence ATGAAGAAACACTATATATGGCTACCTTTAATGGCGAGCCTGAATGCTTACGGGCAAACGGAAAGTCAAAACGATTCTTTGCAGACTGAAAAAGTTTCTGAGATTAGCGGCATTGTAGTAAAAGGAAGTAAAGCGGTTTTTCAGCAGAAAGCTGATAAAATGATTTTTAATGTAGAAAACAGTGTATTGTCTGATGGTACTACTGTATTGGAAGTATTGGGCAAAACCCCAGGTGTGGTAGTCTCGCAGGATGGTGAGCTATCCTTACGAGGTAAGAAAGGAGTAAGTATAATGATCAACGGTAAGCTGAGCTCTCTTTCATCTAAGGAACTCGCCAATCTATTGCGTTCCACTAATTCTACTTTGGTAAAGAATATTGAAATTATTGCCAATCCTTCATCCAAATATGATGCTGCCGGAAATGCAGGCATCATTAATATTGTACTTAAAAAGAGTTCATTGGAAGGGCTTAGCGGGAATTATTATCTGAACGGCGGAAGAGGTCGTAAAAACAGAGTTAATACCGGATTGAGTCTTAATTACACTCATAAGAAACTGTCTCTACATGGAGATTACAGCTATACTTTCCGTGGTGAGGAAGAAAGAAAGGATTTCAGTCAGGTTTTCTTTGATGAAAAACAGCCTCAGCTGATGACTCGCAGAACAGATCAGAATTCAGTGACCAATGAGCCTTTAACTTCCAATAACTTTAAAGTAGGAGCAGATTATGTTTTCAGTGATAAAACGACTATTGGTGCTTTATTTGATGCTAAAATAGGGAGATATGAAGATTTTTCGAAGGGTGAAAACAGAATATTTCAGCCTGTTGATAATCTGTTTGCCCATGTGCTTTCTGATAACAAAAGCAAAGAAAACTGGTATGATTATACCTATAGCCTAAAGGGTACGCATATTTTTAATGATAAGGATTATAAGGTAGATGTGGATCTGGAATATGAAACTTCACGTTTTACTTCCCGCCAGCATCAGCTTTCGGATGTGTTAGTGAATCAAAGGACAGAGAAATTTAATAATAGGAGAGGGAGTATTGCATCCCGCCTGAAAGTTTTCAATGCTAAGGTAGATTTCACACTTCCATTTAGTGAAAAGCATAGTCTGGAAACAGGACTGAAGTCTACGATAAAGTCTAATAATAATCCTTCGGAGTATTTTATACAACAGGGAGAAGAGTGGATCAATGATGATAAAGCAAGTAATGAATATGTATACAAAGAGCAGATTCATGCATTGTATGCCAACTACAAGCTAAATCTTACGAAATGGACCTTTCAACTGGGATTGAGAACGGAAATGACCCATACGGACATCAACCAGAAAACGTCTCAGGAGCAGCGAAAAAGAGAGTATACAAATCTGTTTCCGAGTGCATCAATCAAATATCAGGTGAACGATCAGCATGGATTCTATGCTTCATACAGTAAAAGGATCAACAGACCAAGTCACTTCGACCTGAACTCATTCCGTTTTTACGACGATCCGTTCAATTACTGGCAAGGAAATCCAAATCTGAACCCGGAGTTTACCCATGCTACAGAATTAGGATATACCTGGGGAAAATACATCATAGCATCAGCTTATTTTAGTGTAACCAATGATGTAATGACAGAAGTCTACAATTATCAGCCGGACACAGGCATTCTTGTAAAAACTCAGGATAATCTGAACAAATCTTATGTTTATGGAGCCAACATAACGGCTACTACAAAGCTTTTCAATTGGTGGTCACTTACATCTATGTTCAATATTTTCAACAATGAATATAAGGGAAATTATCAGAATTACTCGGTAAACAGTTCACAGCTGGCATTTACGCTCAATGCCCAAAATAGTTTCAACATTATTCTATGTATTTCACGAAATTGA